A single Crateriforma conspicua DNA region contains:
- a CDS encoding DUF6807 domain-containing protein: protein MPNTTSTITRRSHKIGIDLFLGFVFMCLSISGQTLLVGQDVSSDALNWQRTETTLSLSANDESIWKFCWGLDASKPYFHPIAVGGKTLTWNQPADHIWHHGLWFSWKYINGVNYWELDRESGLPAGRTVWESPDVETHNDGSATIRMQLRYQQGDDPVTVLTENREIQVSAPSADGSFTIDWKSTFRATIDVTLDRTPPQKNYGGYAGLSVRFAKDLTKRNAIGVAGPLKFDDGNRHRGHGKAVDYQGTIDGTPVGLAILDHPDNPRHPTPWYIVRSGQMGYINASLLHDSPLKMNEGEQLTLRYRLIAHPERWTDGQLRSACDQWR, encoded by the coding sequence ATGCCAAACACCACGTCGACCATCACACGTCGATCGCACAAAATCGGTATCGACCTGTTTCTTGGTTTCGTATTCATGTGCCTGTCCATCAGCGGACAAACACTGCTTGTTGGGCAAGACGTTTCATCAGATGCGTTGAATTGGCAAAGAACCGAAACCACATTATCGCTGAGCGCCAATGATGAATCGATCTGGAAGTTCTGTTGGGGATTGGACGCCAGCAAACCCTATTTTCATCCGATCGCCGTCGGTGGAAAAACACTAACTTGGAATCAGCCCGCCGATCACATTTGGCACCACGGATTGTGGTTCAGTTGGAAATACATCAACGGTGTGAACTATTGGGAATTGGATCGCGAATCCGGTCTGCCCGCTGGAAGAACCGTTTGGGAATCGCCAGACGTTGAAACACACAACGATGGGTCGGCAACCATTCGGATGCAGTTGCGGTATCAGCAGGGCGATGATCCGGTCACGGTGCTGACCGAGAATCGAGAGATTCAGGTATCCGCACCCTCGGCCGATGGATCGTTCACCATCGATTGGAAATCGACCTTTCGCGCGACGATCGATGTCACGTTGGATAGAACGCCGCCGCAAAAGAACTACGGCGGATACGCCGGTCTGTCCGTTCGGTTCGCGAAGGACTTAACGAAGCGTAACGCGATTGGAGTTGCCGGCCCGTTGAAATTCGATGACGGCAACCGACATCGCGGTCACGGCAAGGCAGTCGATTATCAGGGCACGATCGACGGCACCCCCGTCGGCCTGGCGATCCTGGACCATCCCGACAACCCCCGGCACCCAACTCCGTGGTACATCGTACGCTCCGGCCAAATGGGCTATATCAATGCGTCGTTACTGCACGACAGTCCGTTGAAGATGAATGAGGGTGAACAGTTGACATTGCGGTATCGATTGATCGCGCACCCTGAGCGTTGGACCGACGGGCAATTGCGGTCGGCGTGCGATCAGTGGCGGTAA
- a CDS encoding haloacid dehalogenase type II: MALTSLSTISRPIFADPPTEKPMSRPTVLIFDVNETLLDLTPLKTSVGSTLNGREDLLPLWFSTMLHYSLVENSIDQYHSFGDIGVAALQMVADREGISLSPEQAREAIVPVIRSLPAHPDVIEGLRALKKQGYRLVSLTNSSTAGAEAQLQNAGLTDLFEKRYSVEAVRKFKPDGATYRMVLDDLGVAASDAMMIAAHAWDLAGAGHVGLQTAFISRPGASLYPNANKPDVIVDDLRELAKRLAR; the protein is encoded by the coding sequence ATGGCTTTGACTTCGCTTTCGACGATTTCCAGGCCCATCTTTGCCGATCCACCCACAGAGAAACCGATGTCGCGCCCAACCGTTCTAATCTTTGACGTGAATGAAACGTTGCTGGATTTGACACCACTGAAAACGTCGGTGGGATCCACGCTGAACGGGCGCGAAGATTTATTGCCGCTGTGGTTTTCAACGATGCTGCATTACTCGTTGGTTGAAAACTCGATCGACCAGTATCACAGCTTTGGCGACATCGGCGTTGCGGCCCTGCAAATGGTGGCCGATCGTGAGGGAATTTCACTGTCGCCCGAGCAGGCCCGCGAAGCCATCGTGCCGGTGATCCGATCGTTGCCGGCGCATCCAGATGTGATCGAAGGGCTGCGAGCGTTGAAAAAACAGGGGTATCGATTGGTCAGCCTGACCAATTCGTCGACCGCTGGCGCCGAAGCACAGCTGCAAAACGCCGGACTGACGGACTTGTTTGAGAAACGATACAGCGTTGAGGCGGTCCGTAAGTTCAAGCCGGATGGTGCCACCTACCGGATGGTCTTGGATGACTTGGGCGTTGCTGCCTCGGACGCCATGATGATCGCCGCTCATGCATGGGACCTCGCGGGCGCTGGCCATGTTGGACTACAGACCGCCTTTATCTCTCGACCCGGTGCGTCGCTGTATCCCAACGCAAACAAGCCAGACGTCATCGTTGATGATCTGCGTGAACTGGCGAAACGACTGGCTCGGTAA
- a CDS encoding SDR family NAD(P)-dependent oxidoreductase — MTRSDSDALLPMQGTNVVVTGASSGIGRSIAIDLAAAGAARVLVHYRTNETGARETADIVQSAGADALCLSADFGQDDDIDRFAQEAFQRLGYVDAWVNNAGVDVLTGDAAQWSFQQKLERLLRVEVVGTARLSRHVVDRWQKQAGDTPPSLTFISWDQAIEGMEMDAGQMFGPVKAAVRAFANSLAQQVAPTIRVNTVAPGWIRTSWGDSTSEYWDRRAREQSLMQRWGTPQDVADAVRYLATARHTFVTGQTINVNGGFSRRFE, encoded by the coding sequence ATGACCCGCAGTGACAGTGACGCATTGCTTCCCATGCAGGGAACGAACGTGGTCGTTACCGGGGCTTCATCGGGCATCGGGCGATCCATCGCGATCGACTTGGCCGCCGCGGGGGCCGCACGCGTGCTGGTGCACTATCGCACCAACGAGACGGGGGCACGCGAAACGGCGGACATCGTTCAATCCGCCGGGGCCGATGCTTTGTGCCTGTCCGCGGATTTCGGACAGGATGATGACATTGATCGATTTGCCCAGGAAGCCTTTCAACGTCTTGGTTATGTCGACGCGTGGGTCAACAACGCGGGCGTTGATGTTCTGACCGGCGATGCGGCACAGTGGTCCTTTCAGCAGAAGCTGGAACGTTTGCTACGCGTTGAAGTCGTCGGGACGGCTCGATTGTCGCGGCACGTCGTCGACCGATGGCAGAAGCAAGCCGGGGATACTCCGCCATCACTGACCTTCATCAGTTGGGATCAAGCGATCGAAGGAATGGAGATGGACGCGGGGCAGATGTTTGGTCCCGTCAAAGCCGCGGTGCGTGCGTTTGCCAATAGTTTGGCACAGCAAGTCGCGCCGACAATTCGCGTCAATACCGTCGCTCCCGGCTGGATCCGAACCAGTTGGGGCGATAGCACCAGCGAGTACTGGGACCGCCGGGCCCGAGAACAGTCGTTGATGCAACGTTGGGGAACGCCTCAAGACGTCGCCGACGCGGTCCGTTACCTGGCCACAGCACGACACACGTTCGTCACCGGCCAAACAATCAACGTCAACGGCGGGTTTTCACGTCGGTTTGAATAA
- a CDS encoding alkaline phosphatase D family protein, producing MASTSMRAFALLIGTLWFGVAIPAQRLFAEDTDIADARARDPIRLTHGPMLGHVRHDRVRVWGRTSDPGQFVVRFGEDPHQLTMESSPAITRLEDDNTGSVTVDGLKPDTRYHYQLVVNDRPHGLPGSFRTLPSADASRNEQYNPDGLFNFRFQIGSCANQNPLHGIGHRTPTYEHLNRDWADDVHFHVMNGDWLYEELRDYPAEAWRLVQGAPQHPKVTEVMPTITGVWENYKLYLSRGVELAKWHRHVPSYFTFDDHELVNDIWGSGESGKRHRRTVFRDIGTKAWMNYLGWANPMAFDHPVHFGFASMKAGSDRLVDPDADFTALPLDQMGNLHVHWGTAAAGVNDMLFDDDSGNQNSFVYDIAEVIDKHTLRLHMPAKVDDPRVSYSIGRRSYGSFRVGNCDFYLLDTRGNRDMHDVTDRGKTGVSMLGDDQYQWLIDSMRSSDADFFFVISTVPFMIPHSGAGGFEADAANKEEAWTGFFDEREKLIDAWSDLGKKVFVMTGDLHNSFAIKITDDIWEFCCGPHNSVNHVPELDESDRPATGKFKFGPRECDIRWSSYILADVPRLQRLYPHYCVVQINNVFNMPVQRGDKRLVAYPHPQVLFQYYDGWTGELSYAEAISVDR from the coding sequence ATGGCATCTACTTCGATGCGCGCGTTCGCATTGCTTATCGGTACCCTTTGGTTCGGCGTCGCAATACCTGCGCAACGTCTGTTCGCGGAAGACACTGATATTGCCGACGCGCGTGCTCGCGATCCGATCCGCCTGACTCACGGTCCCATGTTGGGACATGTCCGGCACGATCGCGTTCGTGTTTGGGGCCGCACCTCGGATCCCGGCCAGTTTGTCGTACGATTCGGTGAAGATCCGCATCAGTTGACGATGGAAAGTAGCCCGGCCATAACGCGGTTGGAAGACGATAACACGGGTTCAGTGACCGTAGATGGTTTGAAGCCGGACACGCGTTACCACTATCAGTTGGTCGTGAACGATCGCCCTCATGGGTTGCCCGGTTCGTTTCGAACGTTGCCCAGCGCGGATGCGTCGCGGAACGAGCAATACAACCCGGACGGTTTGTTCAACTTTCGATTCCAAATCGGTTCTTGTGCCAATCAAAATCCGTTGCACGGCATCGGGCACCGCACGCCGACCTACGAGCATCTGAATCGCGATTGGGCCGACGACGTTCACTTTCACGTCATGAACGGCGACTGGTTGTACGAAGAACTTCGTGATTATCCGGCCGAAGCTTGGCGACTGGTTCAAGGTGCACCGCAGCACCCCAAGGTCACTGAAGTGATGCCGACGATCACCGGGGTCTGGGAGAACTACAAGCTTTATCTTTCACGTGGTGTCGAACTGGCAAAGTGGCACCGTCATGTTCCCAGCTACTTCACCTTTGATGACCACGAATTGGTCAACGACATCTGGGGCAGTGGCGAGTCGGGCAAACGTCATCGACGGACAGTGTTTCGAGATATCGGTACCAAGGCCTGGATGAACTATTTGGGCTGGGCCAACCCGATGGCATTCGATCATCCTGTCCACTTTGGGTTTGCGTCGATGAAGGCGGGCAGCGATCGACTGGTCGATCCTGATGCGGACTTCACGGCATTGCCGCTGGATCAAATGGGCAATCTGCACGTGCACTGGGGCACCGCGGCGGCCGGCGTGAATGACATGCTGTTTGATGACGATTCGGGCAACCAAAATTCATTCGTCTACGACATTGCGGAAGTGATCGACAAACACACGCTGCGGTTGCACATGCCGGCCAAGGTCGATGATCCGCGTGTCAGCTATTCGATCGGTCGCCGCAGCTATGGCAGCTTTCGCGTCGGAAACTGCGATTTCTATCTGCTGGATACTCGGGGAAACCGTGACATGCACGATGTGACCGATCGTGGTAAGACGGGGGTGTCCATGTTGGGCGACGACCAGTACCAGTGGCTGATCGATTCGATGCGTTCCAGCGATGCGGACTTCTTCTTTGTCATCTCCACCGTCCCATTCATGATCCCGCACAGCGGCGCGGGCGGCTTCGAAGCCGATGCGGCGAACAAGGAAGAAGCTTGGACCGGATTTTTCGACGAACGCGAGAAACTGATCGATGCTTGGTCGGACTTGGGCAAGAAAGTCTTCGTCATGACCGGAGACTTGCACAACAGCTTTGCCATCAAGATCACCGATGACATTTGGGAGTTTTGTTGCGGGCCGCACAACAGCGTCAATCACGTGCCGGAGCTCGATGAAAGTGATCGTCCTGCGACCGGCAAGTTCAAGTTTGGGCCGCGTGAATGCGATATCCGCTGGAGCAGCTACATTCTGGCGGACGTTCCGCGGTTACAGCGATTGTACCCGCACTACTGTGTGGTCCAAATCAACAACGTTTTCAACATGCCGGTCCAGCGTGGTGACAAACGCTTGGTGGCGTATCCGCATCCACAGGTCTTGTTCCAGTACTACGACGGTTGGACCGGTGAATTGTCCTATGCCGAAGCGATCTCGGTGGATCGATGA
- a CDS encoding DUF1501 domain-containing protein: protein MQRENLSQTYQRRRIDDVTRRRFLMDCPIGLGAIWMASQAAKSQANPSKIQINHAPDNPLSPLEPPKPAKVKRVIYLHMVGAPSQLELFDYKPDLDRLNGKPCPDSFLEGKRFAFINGRPMMLGPQYPFARHGDSGTWVSDRLPHLAKHVDDLCLIKTMQTEQFNHGPAQLMVHTGAAPMGSPSIGSWVTWGLGSENADLPGFIVLLSGGRLPRVGKALWGSGFLPSVYQGVQCRSQGEPVLCAENPDGVTRQSRRRVLDALEDMNRQSLQRFGDPETVTRIAQYEMAYRMQAAAPEVMNLRSETAATLEAYGADPDKESFANNCLLARRLVEQGVRYVQLFDWGWDSHGAAKSEALNHGFQDKCQQTDKPIAALLADLKQRGLLEETLVIWGGEFGRTPMRENRGGGEMTFVGRDHNPEAFTMWMAGAGVRSGMTYGETDPVGYTAAENPVHLRDFHATLLHLLGFDHQSMSVRFKGLDQRLTGVKPAKVIHDIVA, encoded by the coding sequence ATGCAACGCGAAAACCTTTCCCAGACATATCAACGCCGTCGCATCGACGACGTGACGCGGCGGCGTTTCTTGATGGATTGTCCCATCGGCTTGGGGGCGATCTGGATGGCCAGTCAGGCCGCGAAGTCGCAGGCCAATCCGTCGAAAATTCAAATCAATCACGCGCCCGACAATCCGCTTAGCCCGCTGGAACCGCCGAAGCCGGCGAAGGTCAAACGCGTCATCTATTTGCACATGGTGGGCGCGCCCAGCCAGTTGGAACTGTTCGATTACAAACCGGATTTGGATCGGCTGAATGGCAAGCCGTGCCCCGATTCGTTCTTGGAAGGCAAGCGATTCGCCTTCATCAACGGTCGTCCGATGATGCTGGGCCCTCAGTATCCGTTCGCTCGCCACGGTGACAGCGGTACCTGGGTCAGCGATCGGTTGCCGCACTTGGCCAAGCATGTCGACGATCTGTGTCTGATCAAAACGATGCAGACCGAACAGTTCAACCACGGCCCGGCACAGTTGATGGTTCACACCGGTGCGGCCCCGATGGGTTCGCCGTCGATCGGTTCATGGGTGACCTGGGGACTGGGCAGCGAAAACGCTGACCTGCCCGGCTTCATCGTGTTGTTGTCCGGTGGACGGTTGCCGCGTGTCGGCAAAGCGTTGTGGGGATCCGGTTTTCTGCCATCGGTTTATCAGGGCGTCCAGTGCCGCAGCCAAGGCGAACCCGTATTGTGCGCGGAGAATCCGGATGGCGTGACGCGTCAATCCCGGCGGCGGGTTTTGGATGCACTGGAGGACATGAATCGCCAGTCGTTGCAACGGTTCGGTGACCCGGAAACCGTCACCCGTATCGCCCAGTACGAAATGGCCTATCGGATGCAAGCAGCGGCACCGGAGGTGATGAATCTGCGCAGTGAAACGGCGGCAACGCTGGAGGCTTACGGTGCCGATCCCGACAAGGAATCGTTTGCCAACAACTGCTTGCTCGCACGCCGTTTGGTCGAACAAGGGGTCCGCTATGTCCAGCTGTTTGACTGGGGATGGGATTCGCATGGTGCGGCAAAGTCCGAAGCCTTGAACCACGGCTTTCAAGACAAGTGCCAGCAGACCGACAAACCGATCGCTGCATTGTTGGCGGATTTAAAGCAACGTGGTTTGTTGGAGGAAACGCTGGTGATCTGGGGTGGCGAGTTTGGGCGGACACCCATGCGTGAAAATCGTGGCGGTGGTGAAATGACCTTCGTCGGCCGCGATCACAATCCCGAAGCTTTCACGATGTGGATGGCCGGCGCGGGCGTTCGCAGTGGAATGACCTATGGCGAAACGGATCCGGTCGGATACACGGCGGCGGAAAACCCGGTCCACCTGCGTGACTTCCACGCCACGCTGCTGCATCTGCTGGGGTTTGATCACCAGTCGATGAGCGTGCGTTTCAAAGGTCTCGATCAACGTTTGACTGGCGTGAAGCCAGCGAAAGTCATCCACGACATCGTCGCCTAG
- a CDS encoding PSD1 and planctomycete cytochrome C domain-containing protein, whose amino-acid sequence MKVDFAKQIRPLLNEHCAGCHGGVKAAADLSFASREAAIWAFEPGQPDDSMMVERIESDDPDYVMPPPEHGAPLSDDEKQLVRRWIRQGATWALPWAYQPVRRPTAPAVDDPDWCNNEIDAYVLSQLESIGWKPNGAADPSLWLRRVTFDLTGIPPSVTDRRRFLEEVDRFGEKAYAMEVDRLLADPRFGERWASAWLDQIRYADSRGLGLDGRRRIWKYRDWVVRSINHDMPFDEFTIKQIAGDLVDQPSIDDRLATAAHRLTQTNEEGGTDDEEFRVAAVLDRVNTVWQTWQGITFGCVQCHSHPYDPIQHEEYYQFVAFFNNTADCDLNEDYPLLQVPLDPTEESRAGELDRQIESLRKQVFDAESAILNDDVIDWRAPVQLDATADKQTEVIVQDDPRAEAGQEFVTVDTLSSGTTITLTAQPDDAMDALSAIRLTLRPRDPDSGLADSEWGFVLSSIKVRSIDAEGGETELPIERLVVDDPDPFMRPSDSLNDKNKQGFAAYSRIHHSRRVALILEQTAKLGSDTRIEVRLKHNVQLLAAFPLVSRRGRLDLSGDPTIADRLNVPELLQLRRDLDHRIGQRKQIPSVGIPVLAERPEHLKRPTHVFDRGLFLTKGERVQPDVPAVLPDLTKSSGGEQADRMDLARWLVSDENPLTPRVFVNRVWARLFGMGLVATEEDFGSSGDPPTHPELLEYLASRFRGSDDWSLKPLVRDIVLSATYRQSSNGTDDRRAEDAANRYLARGPRFRMTAEMVRDAALAASGLLSNEIGGAPVHPPIPEGVWKPFQGGDKWDTAPVSSGDRYRRSIYTYTKRSIPYPMFATFDAPSREFCTPRRLRSNTPLQALVTLNDDTFVECASALARSMRLLDRPTPDRIAWGFEAVTTRPPNPDEHDRLVRLYKAVLADGGDAETAMIDVATVLLNLDEITNK is encoded by the coding sequence TTGAAGGTCGATTTCGCTAAACAGATTCGGCCTCTGCTAAATGAGCACTGCGCCGGCTGTCATGGCGGGGTCAAAGCGGCCGCCGACCTGTCCTTTGCCAGTCGCGAAGCCGCCATTTGGGCTTTCGAACCTGGACAGCCCGACGATTCGATGATGGTCGAACGCATCGAATCCGATGATCCCGACTACGTGATGCCGCCACCGGAACACGGGGCCCCGCTGTCCGATGACGAAAAGCAGTTGGTGCGGCGCTGGATTCGACAGGGTGCGACTTGGGCGTTGCCATGGGCCTACCAACCGGTGCGTCGGCCGACGGCGCCCGCTGTCGATGATCCCGATTGGTGCAACAACGAAATCGATGCCTATGTTTTGTCTCAATTGGAATCAATCGGTTGGAAGCCGAACGGTGCCGCCGATCCGTCACTGTGGCTAAGACGCGTGACGTTTGATCTGACCGGAATCCCGCCTTCGGTGACCGATCGTCGCCGGTTTCTGGAAGAAGTGGATCGTTTCGGCGAAAAGGCGTACGCCATGGAAGTCGATCGCTTGTTGGCGGATCCCCGTTTCGGCGAACGCTGGGCGTCGGCTTGGTTGGATCAAATTCGGTATGCCGATTCACGCGGCCTGGGGCTGGATGGACGTCGTCGGATTTGGAAGTATCGCGATTGGGTGGTGCGATCGATCAATCACGACATGCCGTTCGACGAATTCACCATCAAGCAAATTGCCGGCGATTTGGTCGATCAGCCGTCGATCGACGATCGCTTGGCCACTGCGGCACATCGTTTGACGCAAACGAATGAAGAAGGCGGCACGGACGACGAAGAATTTCGCGTCGCGGCGGTGCTGGATCGCGTCAACACGGTCTGGCAGACTTGGCAAGGCATCACGTTCGGCTGCGTGCAGTGTCACAGTCACCCGTACGATCCGATTCAGCACGAGGAGTATTACCAGTTCGTCGCGTTTTTCAACAACACCGCCGACTGTGACTTGAACGAAGATTACCCGTTGTTGCAGGTGCCGCTGGACCCGACCGAAGAATCTCGAGCGGGTGAGTTGGATCGCCAGATCGAATCGCTTCGAAAGCAAGTCTTCGACGCCGAATCAGCCATCCTGAACGACGACGTGATCGACTGGCGGGCTCCGGTGCAACTCGACGCAACGGCCGACAAGCAAACCGAAGTCATCGTCCAAGATGACCCTCGGGCCGAAGCGGGACAGGAGTTCGTGACCGTCGATACACTGTCCAGTGGCACCACGATCACGCTGACCGCCCAGCCGGATGACGCCATGGACGCATTGTCGGCGATCCGGCTGACACTGCGGCCGCGCGATCCCGATAGCGGCTTGGCCGATTCGGAATGGGGATTCGTGCTGTCGTCGATCAAGGTCCGCTCCATCGACGCGGAGGGCGGGGAAACGGAACTGCCCATCGAACGACTGGTGGTGGATGATCCGGATCCATTCATGCGTCCCAGTGATTCGCTGAATGACAAAAACAAACAGGGCTTCGCAGCCTACAGTCGGATTCACCATTCGCGTCGTGTTGCGTTGATATTGGAACAGACCGCCAAGCTGGGAAGCGACACGCGGATTGAGGTGCGGTTGAAACACAACGTCCAGTTGTTGGCCGCGTTCCCACTGGTCAGCCGGCGTGGGCGGTTGGATCTGTCCGGTGATCCGACGATTGCCGATCGTTTGAATGTTCCAGAACTGCTGCAACTGCGGCGTGATTTGGATCATCGGATCGGTCAGCGAAAGCAAATACCCAGTGTTGGGATTCCCGTTCTGGCGGAGCGACCGGAACACCTGAAACGTCCGACCCACGTGTTCGATCGCGGGTTGTTCTTGACCAAGGGGGAACGGGTTCAGCCGGATGTTCCCGCGGTGCTGCCGGACTTGACCAAGTCGTCCGGCGGTGAGCAGGCCGATCGGATGGATTTAGCACGGTGGCTGGTCAGCGATGAAAATCCGCTGACGCCGCGTGTCTTTGTCAATCGCGTTTGGGCTCGTCTGTTCGGGATGGGATTGGTGGCCACGGAGGAGGATTTCGGCAGCAGCGGTGATCCGCCCACGCACCCGGAACTGCTGGAATACCTGGCGTCACGTTTTCGCGGCAGTGATGACTGGTCGCTGAAACCATTGGTGCGTGACATCGTGTTGTCGGCAACGTATCGTCAATCGTCCAACGGCACCGACGACCGGCGGGCCGAGGACGCTGCGAATCGCTATCTGGCACGTGGGCCAAGATTCCGCATGACGGCGGAAATGGTTCGTGACGCCGCACTGGCCGCCAGCGGTCTGTTGTCCAACGAAATTGGCGGTGCACCGGTTCATCCGCCGATCCCCGAAGGCGTGTGGAAACCGTTCCAGGGTGGTGACAAATGGGACACCGCACCGGTTAGCAGCGGCGATCGTTATCGACGATCGATATACACATACACCAAACGCAGCATCCCGTATCCCATGTTTGCCACGTTCGACGCACCGTCACGCGAATTTTGTACGCCACGAAGGCTGCGCAGTAACACTCCGCTGCAAGCATTGGTCACGCTGAACGACGATACCTTTGTCGAATGTGCCAGCGCCCTGGCACGCTCCATGCGACTTCTGGATCGCCCCACACCCGACCGAATCGCTTGGGGCTTCGAAGCGGTGACCACACGCCCGCCCAATCCCGATGAACATGACCGTCTGGTTCGCTTGTACAAGGCGGTGTTGGCGGATGGCGGCGATGCGGAAACAGCGATGATCGACGTGGCCACCGTGCTGTTGAATCTGGACGAAATCACCAACAAGTAA